A region from the Patagioenas fasciata isolate bPatFas1 chromosome 27, bPatFas1.hap1, whole genome shotgun sequence genome encodes:
- the SIRT6 gene encoding NAD-dependent protein deacylase sirtuin-6: MAVNYAAGLSPYSDKGKCGLPEIFDPPEELERKVRELADLIRSSSNVVFHTGAGISTASGIPDFRGPNGVWTMEEKGLSPKFDTTFENARPSKTHMALLGLQRVGILKFLVSQNVDGLHVRSGFPRDKLAELHGNMFVEECVKCGKQYVRDAVVGSMGLKPTGRLCSVTKARGLRACRGKLRDTILDWEDSLPDRDLTLADEACRKADLSVTLGTSLQIKPSGNLPLITKKRGGKLVIVNLQATKHDRQADLRIHAYVDDVMTKLMKHLGLEVPEWTGPVVVESAELPKPEQLFEFAPGAHGPLKEEPLSQQNGTGGLGPDRGTTLDKRRDSLEQERPSPDTGPTTVKKMKVEPLPT, from the exons ATGGCGGTGAATTACGCGGCCGGGCTCTCGCCGTATTCGGACAAGGGCAAGTGCGGCCTCCCCGAG ATTTTTGACCCGCCGGAGGAGCTGGAGAGGAAGGTGCGGGAGCTGGCGGACCTGATCAGGAGCTCCTCCAATGTGGTGTTTCACACGGGGGCCGGAATCAGCACCGCCTCGGGCATTCCTGACTTCAG GGGGCCCAATGGTGTCTGGACTATGGAAGAGAAGGGGCTctccccaaaattcgacaccacCTTTGAGAACGCCCGCCCCTCCAAGACCCACATggcgctgctggggctgcagagaGTCGGCATCCTGAAGTTCCTGGTCAGCCAGAACGTGGACGGCCTGCACGTGCGTTCGGGATTCCCACG GGACAAGCTGGCCGAGCTGCATGGGAACATGTTTGTGGAAGAATGCGTGAAATGCGGCAA GCAGTACGTGCGCGACGCCGTGGTGGGCAGCATGGGGCTGAAGCCGACGGGCCGGCTGTGCAGCGTCACCAAAGCGCGGGGGCTGCGCGCCTGCAG AGGGAAGTTACGAGACACCATCCTGGACTGGGAAGATTCCCTGCCCGACCGTGACCTGACGCTGGCAGACGAAGCCTGCAG GAAAGCCGATCTCTCCGTCACGCTGGGGACCTCTCTGCAGATCAAACCCAGTGGCAACCTCCCGCTGATCACCAAGAAGAGGGGAGGGAAGCTGGTCATCGTCAACCTGCAAGCAACCAAACAC GACAGACAGGCCGACCTGCGCATCCACGCCTACGTCGACGACGTCATGACGAAGCTGATGAAGCATTTGGGGCTGGAGGTCCCGGAGTGGACGGGGCCGGTGGTGGTGGAAAGCGCTGAGCTCCCCAAACCTGAACAGCTCTTTGAATTTGCCCCCGGGGCTCACGGGCCGCTGAAGGAGGAGCCCCTGTCGCAGCAGAACGGCACGGGGGGGCTCGGCCCTGACCGCGGGACCACGCTGGACAAACGCCGCGACAGTCTGGAGCAGGAGCGTCCCAGCCCGGACACGGGGCCAACGACGGTGAAGAAGATGAAGGTGGAGCCTCTCCCCACCTGA
- the MAP2K2 gene encoding dual specificity mitogen-activated protein kinase kinase 2, with protein sequence MPAKRKPVLPALNIAPSAAEGPSPDGSAEANLVDLQKKLEELELDEQQKKRLEAFLTQKAKVGELKDDDFERISELGAGNGGVVTKVQHKPSGLVMARKLIHLEIKPAIRNQIIRELQVLHECNSPYIVGFYGAFYSDGEISICMEHMDGGSLDQVLKEAKRIPEEILGKVSIAVLRGLAYLREKHQIMHRDVKPSNILVNSRGEIKLCDFGVSGQLIDSMANSFVGTRSYMSPERLQGTHYSVQSDIWSMGLSLVELSIGRYPIPPPDSKELEAIFGRPVVDGAEGESHSVSPRARPPGRPVSGHGMDSRPAMAIFELLDYIVNEPPPKLPNGVFTQDFQEFVNKCLIKNPAERADLKMLMSHTFIKRSEVEEVDFAGWLCRTLRLNQPSTPTRAAV encoded by the exons atgCCGGCCAAGAGGAAGCCGGTGCTGCCGGCCCTCAACATCGCCCCCAGCGCCGCCGAGGGGCCCAGTCCCGACGGCTCCGCCGA GGCAAACCTGGTGgaccttcagaagaagctggaggagctggagctggacgAGCAGCAGAAGAAGCGCCTGGAAGCTTTCCTGACGCAGAAAGCCAAAGTGGGCGAGCTGAAGGACGACGACTTCGAGAGGATCTCCGAACTGGGCGCTGGCAATGGCGGCGTGGTCACCAAAGTGCAGCACAAACCCTCGGGGCTCGTTATGGCGCGGAAG CTGATTCATTTAGAAATCAAACCGGCCATCAGGAATCAGATTATCCGGGAGCTGCAGGTGCTGCACGAATGTAATTCCCCGTATATCGTGGGTTTCTATGGAGCCTTCTACAGCGACGGGGAGATCTCCATCTGCATGGAGCACATG GACGGTGGCTCTTTGGATCAAGTGTTGAAAGAAGCCAAAAGAATTCCCGAGGAGATCCTGGGGAAAGTCAGCATCGCG GTTCTGCGAGGCTTGGCCTATCTGAGGGAGAAGCACCAGATCATGCACAGAG ATGTGAAGCCTTCTAATATCCTGGTCAACTCTCGAGGAGAGATTAAGCTGTGCGATTTCGGGGTCAGCGGGCAGCTCATTGACTCCATGGCCAACTCTTTTGTGGGCACTCGCTCCTACATGTCT CCCGAGCGGTTGCAGGGCACCCACTACTCGGTGCAGTCGGACATCTGGAGCATGGGTCTGTCGTTAGTGGAGCTGTCTATCGGCAGGTacccaatccccccgccagactCCAAGGAACTGGAAGCAATATTTGGCCGTCCTGTGGTGGACGGGGCGGAGGGAGAGTCCCACAGCGTGTCGCCGCGGGCCAGGCCCCCAGGACGCCCCGTCAGTG GGCACGGGATGGACAGCCGGCCGGCCATGGCCATCTTCGAACTGCTGGATTACATAGTTAACGAG CCGCCTCCCAAGCTGCCGAATGGAGTTTTCACGCAAGATTTCCAGGAGTTTGTAAATAAATG CTTAATTAAAAACCCAGCAGAACGGGCAGATCTGAAGATGCTGATG
- the CREB3L3 gene encoding cyclic AMP-responsive element-binding protein 3-like protein 3 isoform X2, whose protein sequence is MGSHTAMATSVGGLDSLDLLDLLFDRQDGILRGVELGTAPGAWHGDGRGQDGDDFLSSVLGSGDSASGSPSWSPATSDSGVSEDPPSDQLDSPPRCCEGCPRDPPYPYSTPCRALPTSGGTGAPHPDVSIDLDMWHPGFFLEESQDLPAAPPLATCALTVKDLLLSGSSDAPQAPGSLLRQSQGQFQELVLTEDEKKLLAKEGVSLPTQLPLTKYEERVLKKIRRKIRNKQSAQESRKKKKEYIDGLESRMSACTAQNEELQRKVLHLEKQNSSLLEQLKKLQALVVQSSNKAAQTGTCIMVLLLSFALIVFPSISPFAPSKAEAGGDFRPVRVFSRSLHNAAASRVVYTQPQAGGEKPAEPLWPERPGEAPETLHETLGGRTFTPRPHKISPRNDTRPFALEGLSREDGGGAEPASEDGTGLHHGLGSLEWSKSGHGRPTALEPAEEL, encoded by the exons ATGGGATCTCACACAG CCATGGCCACCAGCGTGGGCGGCCTCGACAGCCTGGACCTGCTGGACCTGCTTTTCGACCGCCAGGACGGGATCCTCCGCGGCGTGGAGCTGGGGACAGCGCCGGGCGCCTGGCACGGGGACGGG cgtgGCCAGGATGGCGATGACTTCCTCAGCTCCGTCCTGGGCTCTGGGGACTCAGCGTCAGGCTCGCCCAGCTGGTCCCCGGCCACCAGCGACAGCGGGGTGTCTGAGGACCCCCCGTCCGACCAGCTCGACAGCCCCCCCCGCTGCTGCGAGGGGTGTCCCAGGGACCCCCCGTACCCCTACAGCACCCCCTGCCGCGCTCTGCCCACCTCGGGGGGGACAGGGGCCCCGCACCCCGACGTCTCCATTGATTTGG ACATGTGGCACCCCGGCTTCTTCCTGGAGGAGAGCCAGGACCTGCCCGCGGCGCCCCCGCTCGCCACCTGCGCCCTCACTGTCAAGGACCTGCTGCTCTCGGGCAGCTCCGACGCC CCGCAGGCGCCCGGCTCGCTGCTgaggcagagccaggggcagttcCAGGAGCTGGTGCTGACCGAGGACGAGAAGAAGCTGCTGGCCAAGGAGGGGGTGTCCCTGCCCACCCAGCTGCCCCTCACCAAG TACGAGGAGCGGGTGCTGAAGAAGATCCGGCGGAAGATCAGGAACAAGCAGTCGGCTCAGGAGAGCCGCAAGAAGAAGAAGGAATACATCGACGGGCTGGAGAGCCG GATGTCGGCGTGCACGGCCCAGAACGAGGAGCTGCAGaggaaagtcctgcacctggagaaGCAGAACTC gtccctcctGGAGCAGCTGAAGAAGCTCCAGGCCCTCGTGGTACAGTCGAGCAACAAGGCAGCGCAGACGGGAACCTGCATCATG gtCCTGCTGCTCTCCTTCGCGCTCATCGTCTTCCCCTCCATCAGCCCCTTCGCCCCCAGCAAGGCCGAGGCGGGTGGCGATTTCAGACCCGTGCGAG TTTTCTCCAGGTCCCTGCACAACGCGGCCGCCTCCCGCGTGGTTTACACACAGCCCCAAGCCGGGGGCGAGAAGCCCGCAGAGCCACTGTGGCCGGAGCGCCCGGGAGAAGCCCCCGAAACCCTGCACGAAACCCTCGGCGGCCGCACGTTCACCCCACGGCCTCACAAAATCTCCCCCCGTAACGACACGCGGCCGTTTGCGCTGGAGGGGCTGAGCCGGGAGGACGGGGGTGGTGCTGAGCCCGCGTCTGAGGACGGCACCGGGCTGCACCACGGCCTGGGCTCGCTGGAGTGGTCCAAGAGTGGCCACGGCCGCCCCACGGCGCTGGAGCCGGCGGAGGAGCTTTAA
- the CREB3L3 gene encoding cyclic AMP-responsive element-binding protein 3-like protein 3 isoform X1: MGSHTAMATSVGGLDSLDLLDLLFDRQDGILRGVELGTAPGAWHGDGRGQDGDDFLSSVLGSGDSASGSPSWSPATSDSGVSEDPPSDQLDSPPRCCEGCPRDPPYPYSTPCRALPTSGGTGAPHPDVSIDLDMWHPGFFLEESQDLPAAPPLATCALTVKDLLLSGSSDAQPQAPGSLLRQSQGQFQELVLTEDEKKLLAKEGVSLPTQLPLTKYEERVLKKIRRKIRNKQSAQESRKKKKEYIDGLESRMSACTAQNEELQRKVLHLEKQNSSLLEQLKKLQALVVQSSNKAAQTGTCIMVLLLSFALIVFPSISPFAPSKAEAGGDFRPVRVFSRSLHNAAASRVVYTQPQAGGEKPAEPLWPERPGEAPETLHETLGGRTFTPRPHKISPRNDTRPFALEGLSREDGGGAEPASEDGTGLHHGLGSLEWSKSGHGRPTALEPAEEL, translated from the exons ATGGGATCTCACACAG CCATGGCCACCAGCGTGGGCGGCCTCGACAGCCTGGACCTGCTGGACCTGCTTTTCGACCGCCAGGACGGGATCCTCCGCGGCGTGGAGCTGGGGACAGCGCCGGGCGCCTGGCACGGGGACGGG cgtgGCCAGGATGGCGATGACTTCCTCAGCTCCGTCCTGGGCTCTGGGGACTCAGCGTCAGGCTCGCCCAGCTGGTCCCCGGCCACCAGCGACAGCGGGGTGTCTGAGGACCCCCCGTCCGACCAGCTCGACAGCCCCCCCCGCTGCTGCGAGGGGTGTCCCAGGGACCCCCCGTACCCCTACAGCACCCCCTGCCGCGCTCTGCCCACCTCGGGGGGGACAGGGGCCCCGCACCCCGACGTCTCCATTGATTTGG ACATGTGGCACCCCGGCTTCTTCCTGGAGGAGAGCCAGGACCTGCCCGCGGCGCCCCCGCTCGCCACCTGCGCCCTCACTGTCAAGGACCTGCTGCTCTCGGGCAGCTCCGACGCC CAGCCGCAGGCGCCCGGCTCGCTGCTgaggcagagccaggggcagttcCAGGAGCTGGTGCTGACCGAGGACGAGAAGAAGCTGCTGGCCAAGGAGGGGGTGTCCCTGCCCACCCAGCTGCCCCTCACCAAG TACGAGGAGCGGGTGCTGAAGAAGATCCGGCGGAAGATCAGGAACAAGCAGTCGGCTCAGGAGAGCCGCAAGAAGAAGAAGGAATACATCGACGGGCTGGAGAGCCG GATGTCGGCGTGCACGGCCCAGAACGAGGAGCTGCAGaggaaagtcctgcacctggagaaGCAGAACTC gtccctcctGGAGCAGCTGAAGAAGCTCCAGGCCCTCGTGGTACAGTCGAGCAACAAGGCAGCGCAGACGGGAACCTGCATCATG gtCCTGCTGCTCTCCTTCGCGCTCATCGTCTTCCCCTCCATCAGCCCCTTCGCCCCCAGCAAGGCCGAGGCGGGTGGCGATTTCAGACCCGTGCGAG TTTTCTCCAGGTCCCTGCACAACGCGGCCGCCTCCCGCGTGGTTTACACACAGCCCCAAGCCGGGGGCGAGAAGCCCGCAGAGCCACTGTGGCCGGAGCGCCCGGGAGAAGCCCCCGAAACCCTGCACGAAACCCTCGGCGGCCGCACGTTCACCCCACGGCCTCACAAAATCTCCCCCCGTAACGACACGCGGCCGTTTGCGCTGGAGGGGCTGAGCCGGGAGGACGGGGGTGGTGCTGAGCCCGCGTCTGAGGACGGCACCGGGCTGCACCACGGCCTGGGCTCGCTGGAGTGGTCCAAGAGTGGCCACGGCCGCCCCACGGCGCTGGAGCCGGCGGAGGAGCTTTAA
- the ANKRD24 gene encoding ankyrin repeat domain-containing protein 24 isoform X2: protein MAARRLLLSTMKQICLCAAASFASQDWTKNDEKLLQAVDYNDAGRVTSLLVRKGLVATKLDSEGKSAFHLAAMRGNVDCLEAMLAHGVDAMTKDSSGYTALHLASKHGHPQCVSKLLQASCPVDVADGSGRTALHHAAVSGCISCSEILCDFKAPLNVKDKDGSTPLILAAKMSHSELCRYLLHRGAAVNSRDLQGRTALMVACENGSVETVEVLVNAGARVAVVDSTGHDAAHYSLATGNALIQHFLQEAAQRRSWASEEESPEQTSQTSSPSQSSAREKSNTPRKRKAPLPPLGTPSQEDRDAYEEIVRLRQERAQFLQKIRGLEQQEKQRRERAELDEGSLRSMEKQIQELEEKLAARDGEKEQLGKEVEALRSRLSSLENEKENTSYDIETLQDEEGDPLEFPGAELLLSKKTLSPSAEELLATLQGQVQSLTVQNKELREKIQVLENYERDESDPSSPGDVVPGSLYRALQRELERLRAQHSEPPRGMAKGDGAAGQDGASEQTEGSEAQPVWSWGECKAALGELQGLQAQTLSSEASAELAAARAALEEREQRVKELQARLEAAEATASLGASLEEASREKEALLERCGRAEAEAEALRRELEAKAKDWKAAGGAEPGALEQRVAELVRQQEEVTAQLGRLRETLGRREAELGTLREQLAARPVGRQEHEEALARLRRAQAEAEARVPREEHERATAQLERQAQALRERAAELEAAAEAKGREAARLEAELAAAVPRGEHEAAQAGLRAEAAALAQRLEELSRRHEKTCEEVFRVQRQALFMKSERQAAEERLGTAQKQLAEAQDEARRLRELHGHAEDSARLVRDRDRKITELSKEVFRLKEALNALPEPRGPPQSPADTAALQARIRALEEKLVETETQHSKVVTLYRSHLLYAVQGHMDEDVQRLLCQILRMQRLQEQSR from the exons ATGGCTGCCCGCCGCCTGCTCCTCAGCACCATGAAGCAGATCTGCCTCTGCGCCGCCGCCTCCTTCGCG AGCCAGGACTGGACCAAGAACGATGAGAAGCTCCTGCAAGCCGTGGACTACAACGATGCCGGGAGGGTGACATCTCTCCTGGTCCGGAAGGGCCTGGTGGCCACCAAGTTGGACTCGGAGGGCAAATCTGC GTTCCACCTGGCTGCCATGCGGGGGAACGTGGACTGTCTGGAGGCCATGCTGGCTCACGGCGTGGACGCCATGACCAAGGACAGCTCGG GTTACACTGCTCTGCACCTGGCATCCAAGCACGGCCACCCCCAATGTGTCAGCAAGCTCCTGCAG GCCTCCTGCCCCGTGGACGTGGCCGACGGCAGCGGCCGCACCGCGCTGCACCACGCAG CGGTCAGCGGCTGCATCTCGTGCTCTGAGATCCTCTGCGATTTCAAGGCTCCCTTGAACGTCAAGGACAAG GATGGCTCCACGCCGCTCATCCTTGCCGCCAAGATGAGCCACTCGGAGCTGTGCCGGTACCTGCTGCACCGCGGCGCGGCCGTCAACAGCCGGGACCTGCAGGGGAG GACGGCCTTGATGGTGGCCTGCGAGAACGGCAGCGTGGAGACGGTGGAGGTGCTGGTCAACGCCGGCGCCCGGGTGGCCGTGGTGGACTCCACGGGTCACGACGCCGCTCACTACAGCCTGGCCACGGGCAACGCGCTCATCCAGCACTTCCTGCAAGAGGCTGCTCAGCGCCGGTCCTGGGCCAGCG AAGAGGAGTCACCTGAGCAGACGTCCCAG ACATCTTCGCCCAGCCAGTCGTCTGCTAGGGAGAAGAGCAACACCCCGAGGAAGAGGAAGGCGCCTCTGCCCCCCCTGGGCACCCCCAGCCAG GAGGACCGGGACGCCTACGAGGAGATCGTGCGGCTGCGGCAGGAGCGGGCCCAGTTCTTGCAGAAGATCCGGGGCTTGGAGCAGCAGGAGAAGCAGAGACGGGAG CGGGCAGAGCTGGATGAAGGGTCCCTGCGCTCCATGGAGAAGCAG AtccaggagctggaggagaagctggcGGCGCGGGATGGAGAGAAGGAGCAGCTGGGCAAGGAGGTGGAGGCTCTGCGGAGCCGCTTGTCCTCGCTGGAG AACGAGAAGGAAAACACGAGCTACGACATCGAGACGCTGCAGGACGAGGAGGGAGACCCGCTCGAGTTCCCAG gggcagagctgctgctctccaAGAAGACGCTGAGCCCCTCGGCCGAGGAgctgctggccacgctgcaggGGCAGGTGCAGTCGCTCACCGTGCAGAacaaggagctgagagagaaaataCAG GTGCTGGAGAACTACGAGCGGGACGAGAGCGACCCGTCCAGCCCGGGGGATGTGGTGCCCGGCAGCCTCTACCGCGCTCTCCAGCGCGAGCTGGAGCGGCTGCGGGCGCAGCACTCGGAGCCGCCGCGGGGCATGGCCAAGGGGGACGGGGCCGCTGGGCAGGACGGAGCCTCGGAGCAGACGGAGGGGAGCGAGGCACAGCCGGTGTGGAGCTGGGGCGAGTGTAAGGCGGCGCTGGGcgagctgcaggggctgcaggcgCAGACCTTGTCCTCGGAGGCCAGTGCGGAgctggcggcggcgcgggcggcgctGGAGGAGCGGGAGCAGCGGGTGAAGGAGCTGCAGGCGCGTCTGGAGGCGGCAGAGGCCACGGCCTCCCTGGGGGCCTCCCTGGAGGAGGCGTCGAGGGAGAAGGAGGCCTTGCTGGAGCGCTGCGGGCGGGCGGAGGCCGAGGCCGAGGCGCTGCGGCGGGAGCTGGAGGCCAAGGCCAAGGACTGGAAGGCGGCGGGTGGTGCCGAGCCGGGGGcgctggagcagcgggtggcGGAGCTGgtgcggcagcaggaggaggtgacGGCGCAGCTGGGGCGGCTGCGGGAGACGCTGGGGCGCCGGGAGGCCGAGCTGGGCACTCTGCGGGAGCAGCTGGCGGCGCGGCCGGTGGGGCGGCAGGAGCACGAGGAGGCGCTGGCGCGGCTGCGGCGGGCGCAGGCGGAGGCCGAGGCCCGGGTGCCGCGCGAGGAGCACGAGCGCGCCACGGCGCAGCTGGAGCGGCAGGCGCAGGCGCTGCGGGAGCGCGCGGCCGAGCTGGAGGCGGCGGCGGAGGCCAAGGGGCGCGAGGCCGCGCGGCTGGAGGCCGAGCTGGCGGCGGCCGTGCCGCGCGGGGAGCACGAGGCGGCGCAGGCCGGGCTGCGGGCCgaggcggcggcgctggcgcagcGGCTGGAAGAGCTGTCGCGGCGGCACGAGAAGACGTGCGAGGAGGTGTTCAGGGTGCAGCGGCAGGCGCTGTTCATGAAGAGCGAGCGGCAGGCGGCCGAGGAGCGGCTGGGCACCGCGCAGAAGCAGCTGGCGGAGGCGCAGGATGAGGCGCGGCGGCTGCGGGAGCTCCACGGGCACGCCGAGGACTCAGCGCGGCTggtcagggacagggacaggaag ATCACGGAGCTCTCTAAGGAGGTCTTCAGGCTGAAGGAAGCTCTGAACGCCCTCCCTGAGCCCCGGGGACCCCCACAGTCACCCGCCGACACCGCTGCGCTCCAGGCCAGGATCCGTGCGCTGGAGGAGAAGCTGGTG GAGACAGAGACGCAGCACAGTAAGGTGGTGACGCTGTACCGGAGCCACCTGCTCTACGCAGTGCAG GGCCACATGGACGAGGACGTACAGCGGCTCCTGTGCCAGATCCTGCGGATGCAGcggctgcaggagcagagcagatga
- the ANKRD24 gene encoding ankyrin repeat domain-containing protein 24 isoform X1 has product MKSLKAKFRKADSQDWTKNDEKLLQAVDYNDAGRVTSLLVRKGLVATKLDSEGKSAFHLAAMRGNVDCLEAMLAHGVDAMTKDSSGYTALHLASKHGHPQCVSKLLQASCPVDVADGSGRTALHHAAVSGCISCSEILCDFKAPLNVKDKDGSTPLILAAKMSHSELCRYLLHRGAAVNSRDLQGRTALMVACENGSVETVEVLVNAGARVAVVDSTGHDAAHYSLATGNALIQHFLQEAAQRRSWASEEESPEQTSQTSSPSQSSAREKSNTPRKRKAPLPPLGTPSQEDRDAYEEIVRLRQERAQFLQKIRGLEQQEKQRRERAELDEGSLRSMEKQIQELEEKLAARDGEKEQLGKEVEALRSRLSSLENEKENTSYDIETLQDEEGDPLEFPGAELLLSKKTLSPSAEELLATLQGQVQSLTVQNKELREKIQVLENYERDESDPSSPGDVVPGSLYRALQRELERLRAQHSEPPRGMAKGDGAAGQDGASEQTEGSEAQPVWSWGECKAALGELQGLQAQTLSSEASAELAAARAALEEREQRVKELQARLEAAEATASLGASLEEASREKEALLERCGRAEAEAEALRRELEAKAKDWKAAGGAEPGALEQRVAELVRQQEEVTAQLGRLRETLGRREAELGTLREQLAARPVGRQEHEEALARLRRAQAEAEARVPREEHERATAQLERQAQALRERAAELEAAAEAKGREAARLEAELAAAVPRGEHEAAQAGLRAEAAALAQRLEELSRRHEKTCEEVFRVQRQALFMKSERQAAEERLGTAQKQLAEAQDEARRLRELHGHAEDSARLVRDRDRKITELSKEVFRLKEALNALPEPRGPPQSPADTAALQARIRALEEKLVETETQHSKVVTLYRSHLLYAVQGHMDEDVQRLLCQILRMQRLQEQSR; this is encoded by the exons ATGAAGAGCCTGAAGGCCAAGTTCAGGAAGGCGGAC AGCCAGGACTGGACCAAGAACGATGAGAAGCTCCTGCAAGCCGTGGACTACAACGATGCCGGGAGGGTGACATCTCTCCTGGTCCGGAAGGGCCTGGTGGCCACCAAGTTGGACTCGGAGGGCAAATCTGC GTTCCACCTGGCTGCCATGCGGGGGAACGTGGACTGTCTGGAGGCCATGCTGGCTCACGGCGTGGACGCCATGACCAAGGACAGCTCGG GTTACACTGCTCTGCACCTGGCATCCAAGCACGGCCACCCCCAATGTGTCAGCAAGCTCCTGCAG GCCTCCTGCCCCGTGGACGTGGCCGACGGCAGCGGCCGCACCGCGCTGCACCACGCAG CGGTCAGCGGCTGCATCTCGTGCTCTGAGATCCTCTGCGATTTCAAGGCTCCCTTGAACGTCAAGGACAAG GATGGCTCCACGCCGCTCATCCTTGCCGCCAAGATGAGCCACTCGGAGCTGTGCCGGTACCTGCTGCACCGCGGCGCGGCCGTCAACAGCCGGGACCTGCAGGGGAG GACGGCCTTGATGGTGGCCTGCGAGAACGGCAGCGTGGAGACGGTGGAGGTGCTGGTCAACGCCGGCGCCCGGGTGGCCGTGGTGGACTCCACGGGTCACGACGCCGCTCACTACAGCCTGGCCACGGGCAACGCGCTCATCCAGCACTTCCTGCAAGAGGCTGCTCAGCGCCGGTCCTGGGCCAGCG AAGAGGAGTCACCTGAGCAGACGTCCCAG ACATCTTCGCCCAGCCAGTCGTCTGCTAGGGAGAAGAGCAACACCCCGAGGAAGAGGAAGGCGCCTCTGCCCCCCCTGGGCACCCCCAGCCAG GAGGACCGGGACGCCTACGAGGAGATCGTGCGGCTGCGGCAGGAGCGGGCCCAGTTCTTGCAGAAGATCCGGGGCTTGGAGCAGCAGGAGAAGCAGAGACGGGAG CGGGCAGAGCTGGATGAAGGGTCCCTGCGCTCCATGGAGAAGCAG AtccaggagctggaggagaagctggcGGCGCGGGATGGAGAGAAGGAGCAGCTGGGCAAGGAGGTGGAGGCTCTGCGGAGCCGCTTGTCCTCGCTGGAG AACGAGAAGGAAAACACGAGCTACGACATCGAGACGCTGCAGGACGAGGAGGGAGACCCGCTCGAGTTCCCAG gggcagagctgctgctctccaAGAAGACGCTGAGCCCCTCGGCCGAGGAgctgctggccacgctgcaggGGCAGGTGCAGTCGCTCACCGTGCAGAacaaggagctgagagagaaaataCAG GTGCTGGAGAACTACGAGCGGGACGAGAGCGACCCGTCCAGCCCGGGGGATGTGGTGCCCGGCAGCCTCTACCGCGCTCTCCAGCGCGAGCTGGAGCGGCTGCGGGCGCAGCACTCGGAGCCGCCGCGGGGCATGGCCAAGGGGGACGGGGCCGCTGGGCAGGACGGAGCCTCGGAGCAGACGGAGGGGAGCGAGGCACAGCCGGTGTGGAGCTGGGGCGAGTGTAAGGCGGCGCTGGGcgagctgcaggggctgcaggcgCAGACCTTGTCCTCGGAGGCCAGTGCGGAgctggcggcggcgcgggcggcgctGGAGGAGCGGGAGCAGCGGGTGAAGGAGCTGCAGGCGCGTCTGGAGGCGGCAGAGGCCACGGCCTCCCTGGGGGCCTCCCTGGAGGAGGCGTCGAGGGAGAAGGAGGCCTTGCTGGAGCGCTGCGGGCGGGCGGAGGCCGAGGCCGAGGCGCTGCGGCGGGAGCTGGAGGCCAAGGCCAAGGACTGGAAGGCGGCGGGTGGTGCCGAGCCGGGGGcgctggagcagcgggtggcGGAGCTGgtgcggcagcaggaggaggtgacGGCGCAGCTGGGGCGGCTGCGGGAGACGCTGGGGCGCCGGGAGGCCGAGCTGGGCACTCTGCGGGAGCAGCTGGCGGCGCGGCCGGTGGGGCGGCAGGAGCACGAGGAGGCGCTGGCGCGGCTGCGGCGGGCGCAGGCGGAGGCCGAGGCCCGGGTGCCGCGCGAGGAGCACGAGCGCGCCACGGCGCAGCTGGAGCGGCAGGCGCAGGCGCTGCGGGAGCGCGCGGCCGAGCTGGAGGCGGCGGCGGAGGCCAAGGGGCGCGAGGCCGCGCGGCTGGAGGCCGAGCTGGCGGCGGCCGTGCCGCGCGGGGAGCACGAGGCGGCGCAGGCCGGGCTGCGGGCCgaggcggcggcgctggcgcagcGGCTGGAAGAGCTGTCGCGGCGGCACGAGAAGACGTGCGAGGAGGTGTTCAGGGTGCAGCGGCAGGCGCTGTTCATGAAGAGCGAGCGGCAGGCGGCCGAGGAGCGGCTGGGCACCGCGCAGAAGCAGCTGGCGGAGGCGCAGGATGAGGCGCGGCGGCTGCGGGAGCTCCACGGGCACGCCGAGGACTCAGCGCGGCTggtcagggacagggacaggaag ATCACGGAGCTCTCTAAGGAGGTCTTCAGGCTGAAGGAAGCTCTGAACGCCCTCCCTGAGCCCCGGGGACCCCCACAGTCACCCGCCGACACCGCTGCGCTCCAGGCCAGGATCCGTGCGCTGGAGGAGAAGCTGGTG GAGACAGAGACGCAGCACAGTAAGGTGGTGACGCTGTACCGGAGCCACCTGCTCTACGCAGTGCAG GGCCACATGGACGAGGACGTACAGCGGCTCCTGTGCCAGATCCTGCGGATGCAGcggctgcaggagcagagcagatga